TGCGGCGAAAGTTTTACCAGCGTATCCTGGTCGGATGCCCGGGCCATTACGGGTGTTTTTTTATCCGGCTCGGCCTGCTGGTTGTTTTCAGCGGAAAGCATCACGAATTCGTTCGGGAAAATGGTCGGAATTTTTATTTTCAGGATGCCGGTTTGCTCAAATTCGGCGATTCTCTGCGGGGAAAGGCGCACGGTCCGGTAGCCGGCGTAAAGCTCGTCAAAATTGACCTTCTGCTTTTCAAAATCCATGGTCTGGATGCCGAGCGCATCCGATTTGAGGCGGGCGTTGATGTCCTTGGAAACAAAAATTACTTTTTCCCCGCTTTTCTGCAAGTGATAGGCCACGCGGATGATTTTGTTGTCGGGGATGTCCTCTTCCAGTACCGTTCCGGCGGCGAGTTGTTTTTCAACCATTATTTTCAGGACACCGCCGTTTTCCATGGGCACGCCTTCGCCCAGCCGTCCGCGTTTGCGCAGGCGGTCCAGGCGCCTGATTACCTGCCGCGCGTTTCTTCCCAACTCGTCATTGTTGGATTTGAACTTGTCAAGCTCCTCAATGACCGCCATGGGGATGACGACGGTGTTATCGGCGAACGATTCAATGCAGTTGGAATTATGCAGGAGGACGTTGGTATCCAGCACAAAAGTTTTTTTCATGGTCTTATTCCGCGTTCACGGGCGTTTTTTTCGGCGACTTGCGGAAATTATTGCAAAAAGAATGTTTGACGTAAAGCCATATATCCGCATCATTTTTCTTGACGTCCTTCCGTTATTTTAATTTGATCTTATCTGTTTTTATCACGGGGAGCGCAAGTTGCACAGAATTATTTCAAAAAAACAGCTGTCGGCCGATGTCTTCATGATGCGCATAGAAGCGCCGCTCATTGCCTCCGAGCGGCGGCCGGGGCAGTTTATCATCCTTCAGCTTGACACCGACTACGGCGAGCGCATTCCGCTGACCATCGCCGACGCCGACCCGCGGGAAGGCTCCATTTCCATAATTTTCCAGGTGGTGGGCGGCACAACCCGCCGTCTGGCCGCGCTCAAGGAAGGCGCATCCATTGAAAACATGGCCGGACCGCTCGGCCGGCCGACCCATATTGAAAAATTCGGGACCGTGGTCTGCGTCGGCGGCGGCATCGGCGCGGCGCCGCTTTACCCGATCGTGCAGGGCATGAAGCGCGCCGGCAACCGGCTGGTCGTCATCCTGGGCGCCCGCAATAAATCCCTGCTTATTCTGGAAGATGAAATGCGCGCCCTCTCCGATGAATTGATCGTTTGCACCGACGACGGTTCCTATGGCCGCAAGGCGCTGGTAACCGAGCCGCTCAAGGAAATCTGTGCTGCGGAAAAAAAGCCGGATCTGGCCGTGGCTATCGGCCCGCCGATCATGATGAAATTCTGCGCGGAAACCACCCGGCCTTTCGCCGTGCCGACGGTTGTTTCGCTGAACACGATCATGGTGGATGGCACCGGGATGTGCGGCGGATGCCGTGTAACGGTCGGCGGTAAAACAAAATTTGTCTGCGTGGACGGCCCTGAATTTGACGGGCATCAGGTTGATTTTGATAACATGATGAAAAGGCTGAAAGCTTATAAGGGCCAGGAAGACCATGCCCGCGAGCAGTGCCGGCTGGAGGGGGAAATTGCAAAGCAGGCACAAAGGGAGAAAGGCACATAGGCACAAAGTCAGAATTCAGAATAAACCGACATAGATGGAGTATAACGTTTGAATTTACATGCCACCAAAGAAGAACTGGCCGAAGAGGCGCGAAAAAAACTTGAGGAAATTGCGGGGCTTCCCCAGCCGCTCAAGGCAAAAGACCGCCTGCAGATTCCGGCGCAGGAAATGCCCAGCCAGCCCCCCGTTGAGCGCCGGGCTAATGTGCGCGAGGTGGCGCTCGGCTATTCGCCCGAGCAGGCAAAGCTTGAGGCCATGCGCTGTCTGCAGTGTAAGAACGCGCCTTGCGTTGCGGGTTGCCCGGTGGGCATAAATATTCCCGGCTTTATCAACGCCATTGCCCGGGAAGATTTTCGGCAGGCGATTAGCATCATAAAGCAGAACAGCCTGCTCCCCGCCGTCTGCGGCCGGGTTTGCCCCCAGGAAACGCAATGTCAATTGCCGTGCACCGTCGGCAAATCCCTGAAGGACGTCAACAAGGCCGTGGCCATCGGCCGGCTGGAAAGGTTTGCGGCCGACTGGGAACGCGAACAGGGTAAAACCGCGCCGCCGCGGGTGAAACCCGCCACCGGACGGAAAGCGGCCGTGATCGGGAGCGGCCCGGCCGGCATCACGGTCGCCGCCGATGTCCGCCGCGCGGGCCATGCCGTCACCATGTTTGAAGCTTTCCACAAGACCGGCGGCGTGCTCGTTTACGGCATCCCCGAGTTCCGTCTGCCGAAACAGATCGTCCAGCTTGAAATTGATACCTTGAAAGCCATGGGGGTGGAAATCAAAACCAATTTCGTCGTCGGCCGGACGCGCCACCTGCTTGACCTCATGAAAAAGGACGGTTTTGAGGCGGTCTTTATCGGCACGGGCGCCGGCCTGCCGAAATTCATGAATATTGACGGCGAAAACCTGGTGGGCGTTTTTTCGGCCAACGAATATCTGACCCGCGCCAATCTGATGAAGGCCTACGACCGCGAACACGCGCAGACGCCGATTTATCGCTCGCGCAAGGTGGCGGTCCTGGGCGGAGGGAACGTCGCCATGGATTCGGCCAGAATGGCCGTGCGCCTCGGCGCGGAGGAAGTGCATCTCGTCTACCGCCGCACCGAAGTTGAAATGCCGGCCCGGGTGGAGGAGGTGGCGCACGCCAAGGAGGAGGGCGTGATATTTCATATTCTGCAGAACGCCAAGCGCATTATCGGAGATGAAGACGGCCGGGTAAAGGCGATGGAATGCCTTAAATATCAGCTTGGCGAGCCGGATGAATCCGGCCGCCGCCGGCCGGTTGAAATAAAAGGCAGCGAGTTCATCATGGATGTTGACACGGTCATCTGCGCCATCGGCAATGAATCAAATCCGCTCATTAAACAGACCACGGAAGGGCTTTCCACCACCAAGCGGGGCAATATCATCGTGGATGAAAACGGGAAAACGTCGCTGGAGGGCGTGTATGCCGGCGGCGATATTGTCCTGGGCTCGGCGACCGTGATCCTGGCCATGGGCGAAGGCCGGCGCGCCGCGGCGGCGATTAACAAATTGCTTGCATAATGGCCGTATCCATCCCTGCGATCACGGCAGAAACACACATCGGTTATTCCTTGTCGGATATTGGTTTCTATTGGACCGGAATCATGCCCACGGCCCTGAACCTGCGCGGGGGCAAATGCATCACCCGCCTGAAGGCGCGCGTGAAATGCGCCGGCACGTTGTAGCCCATTTTGAAGGCAATTTCTTTCTGCGTCAGCCGCGTTTCCTTGAGCAGGCGGCAGGCGGCGAGCATTTTCTGCCGTTGGATATACCGGTAAGGCGCCTGCCCGGTTTCTTTCCTGAACACCCGGCTTAAATGTTCGCGCGATACTCCCAGCCGGGCTGACAGCAGTTTCACGTTGCAGAATTGCTGGAGATTTTTTTGAATCAAACGCTGCGCCTCCCGCGCTAGGACAAAACCGGCCTCATCTTTCTTGTCCGCGCCGGCACGGCCCTGCGCGAGAACCGCGAAAAGACCGGCAACAATTCTGGCGCCCTCGGCCGGCATAATCCGCACGGCCCGCCGGTCGTATCTTTGCCAGGCCATGATTTCCGGAATATAACCGGTTTCCGGCGGCAGTTGAAAAACATGTCCGTATTTGCGCGCGAATTCGCGGGTCATGGAAATCCCGGCCGGCCCGGCAAAACAGAGATACACAAACTCCCACGGCTCCCGCCCGTCTTCAGGATAATAATAGGCCGTGGCCGGGTCGTTGACTTCGCAAAGGAATCCGCGCCCGGCCGGCAGGCGATATGTTTTTTTGCCGGAACGGAACCGCCCCTCACCCGCCAGCGTGAATTTGAAGAGACAATGCCCTTCCGATTTCCGGAAGCGGCCTTCATACCGGTAGCTTGGATCGGCAATGCGTTCCGCGCAGATGTAGAGCAGCTGCGGGAAAGCCGCCATGGGCTGCGCCGTCTGGAATTGCGTCATCCATAATTTGGATGAAGCGGGTTTTTTGCGGTCTATCAGACAGCCGTCGCAGGGCTGAGCGCCGCCAGTGAAGGGGGGTTGCTTTTTGTTTGTCACAATTTGGTAATTAATATCAATAATTGGACATTGTTGCCAATAAAAAAAGTGTTATATTGGGTCAACGATTAAAAAACACCCTGTGCTAATCGGGTAATTATGGAAGAATTTCCGCCGAACTTGCTCAAAGAAAATTCAATGAAAGGGTAAAAAAATGGCCAAAATAACGTTTATCGGAGCGGGCAGTTTCGGGTTCACGCGCAATCTGGTGAAGGATATCCTGACCTTTCCCCTCCTGCGCGGTTCAACCCTGGTTTTAATGGATATTGACCGGGAACGGCTTGCCTTCATAAAAAAGGCCGTGGAAAGAATTGTCATGGAAGGCAAATACCCGGCCAAAGTTGTTACGACCACGAACCGGCGCGCGGCGCTGGAGGGGGCGGACGCGGTTATCTGCACGATTCTGGCCGGGGGCGTGGACGTCTGGCAGCATGACATTCTTATTCCGAAAAAATTCGGCGTTGATATGAATGTCGGCGATACGCGCAGCGTGGCGGGTGTTTTCCGCGCCCTGCGCACGATTCCGGTCATGCTCGGTATCGGCCGCGACATGGAAGAGCTTTGTCCCGACGCGATCCTGCTGAATTACACCAATCCCATGGCCATGCTCTGCCGCGCTTTGCAGAGGGAGACCAAAATAAAGGTTACCGGTCTGTGCCACAGCGTGCAGGGCACGGCCCGCGACCTTGCGGGCTGGATCAAGGCGCCCATGGACGAAATCACCTATCTCTGCGCGGGGATCAATCATCAATCCTGGTTCCTTAAATTTGAACGGAACCGCCGGGACGCCTATCCCCTCTTGCGCCGGGCAATGAAGGATAAAAAAATCCGCAACGCGGAACAGGTGCGCAATGAAATGTTTTTACAGCTCGGTTATTATGTTACCGAGTCAAGCGGGCACAACTCGGAATACAACTGGTGGTTCCGCAAGCGGCCCGACCTGATTAAAAAATACTGCACCCGCGGAACGGCCTGGAATCCTGGTCATTACGCCTTCATTCTGCGTCATTACCGCCGGCAGGGGAAAAACTGGAAACAGGAAATAATAAAAAAATGGCTGAACAATTCCAAGCCGTTGGATCTGAAGAGGGGATTGGAATACGCCGCCAGCATCATCAACGCTTATATGGGCGGGGAAACCTTTGAGTTTAACGGCAATGTTCCGAATACCGGAATTATTCCGAATCTTCCCCAAAACGTTTGTGTGGAAGTGCCGGTTTTTGCCAACCGGCGCGGGTTTAATCCGGCTTATGTCGGTCCGCTGCCGCCGCAATGCGCGGCCCTCAACAACGCCAGCATCGCGGTGGAGGAAATGGCCGTGGAAGCGGCCATCACCGGAGACCCCCGCCTTGTGTTTCATGCCGTTGCCTATGACCCGCTTTCGGCCGCCGTGCTTTCCCTGGAGGAAATCAGGGAAATGACGCAGGCCATGCTGATACGCAACCGGCCCTATTTGCCGCAGTTCAGGAATATCAGGATCAAATGAGGCCGGGATCGCCGTCCGGCGGCGTCCGGCGCCAGTCCAGCACGTTCAATTCCAGGTTTTCGGATCCGTTAAAGGAGTTTTTCCTGATCTGAAAGGCAACATCTAGCAAGCTTTCCGTGATATTCCGCGCCGCCGTTTCGGCCGCGCCTTCCGCGCGGTTAAAGGCAATGGCGCCCGCTGTTGACCGGCCGTCGGAAATATTGAAACGCAAATGTTTCCGGCCCACAATGCGCGGCTTGCCGGCGATTTTCACGCCGCGCGCGGCGAAAACCGGCCTGGGATTATCCTGGCCGAAAGGCGCCAGCAGTTCCAGCGCTTTGAAATTTTCATTGGAAATGTCATTGAGTTTAATCCAGGCGTTGATCGTCTGGATTGGCCTCAAATCCTTGTGTTTCAGTGTTTTTTCGGCCGCCCGGTTGAAATCTTCGCGGAACTTCTGATAATTTTTTTCCTCTATTTCCAATCCGGCCGCCATGGCGTGTCCGCCGCAGGCCTTCAGCAATCCCCGGCAGGCGTTTAGTCCGTCCAGAATATTGTAGGCCGCGATGCTTCTTCCGGAGCCGCGTCCGGAGCCGTGTTCGTCAAATCCGATCGCAACCACCGGCCGGTGATAACGTTTGGACAGCCGCGAGGCCACGATGCCGATGACGCCGACGTGCCATCCGCGCCGTCCGACGGCAAGTCCGTAATGGACATCCGGCTTGAAATAACCGTCAATTTCCGCGGTGGCGGCCTCCAGGATTTCCGCCTCAATCTTTTGCCGCGCGCGGTTGGCCTCGTCAAGGCTTCTGGCGATTGCGCGGGCGCGGTTTTCGTCCCCGGTCAGGAAAAGCTCCAGGGCCGTTTCGGCCGTGTCCAGCCTTCCGGCGGCATTCAAGCGCGGCGCGATGCAGAAGGCGAGGTGATAAGCATCCAGACGGTTTTTCAGCGCGGCGACTTCTTTCAGCGCGCGCCAGCCGGGCGCATTGGATGCGTTCAGTTGCTCAAGGCCGCGGCGGACAAAGATGCGGTTTTCGTTGAGCAGGGGCACGATATCGGCCACCGTGCCGAGCGCCACCAGGTCCAGGTGCTCTCTCAGGTCAATTTCCGCCGCCGGGAGTTTGTTCTTTTTTCCGTGTTTCAGCATGGCATGGCAGAGCTTGAAAACCACCCCGACTCCGGCCAGCATTTTTAAATGTTCCGGTCCGCCCAGTTTGGGATTGACGATTGCCGCGGCCGCGGGCATAACATTCCCGGGCTCGTGATGGTCGGTAATGACAAGCTCAATGCCGGCGGCCCTGATGAATTCGGCCGGTTCCGCCGCCGTTATGCCGCAGTCAACGGTGATGATCAGGTCCGGTTTGCCCCGTTTGAACCCCCTTTGCAGGGCCGCCGGGCTTAAACCGTAGCCTTCTTCAAGCCGGTCCGGCAAACAGACGGTAAGGGCCCCGGCTCCCAGCCGGCGCAGGACCTGCGCGAGCAGCGCCGCGCCGGCGATGCCGTCCACGTCGTAATCGCCGTAGACCAGGATGCTTTCCTTGTTTTCAACGGCCCGCCAGATTCTGGCGGAGGCGGCTTCCATGCCGGGGATAAGGAAGGGATCGGAAACTTCTCTCAGTTGGGGCGCCAGAAAACGGGCGACTTCCCCGACGTTGCTGAAACCGTAACCGCCCAGGACGCGCGCCAGGAGCGCGGGGAGATGCAGGTCGTCCGCCAGGCGGCGCGCAAAATTTTCATCGGATGGTTTGGTCTGCCATATTTTCAATGCCGTTCAACCCTGAAAAACCAAGTCCATATTGCGCGCGGCGGCGACCTCGTCCAACCGTCCGATCGGGGCGTTGCCGGGAGCGGTTTTGAGTTCGGCCGGTTTTTTGCGGGCGGTCTCGGCCAGGGCGCGCATGGCGGCGATGAATTCATCCAGTGTTTCGCGCGTTTCGGTCTCGGTGGGCTCAATCATCATCGCCTCGGGGACGATGAGCGGAAAATAAACGGTGGGCGGATGGATGCCGAGGTCAATGAGGCCCTTGGCGATATCCAGGGCGCGGATTCCGTTTTCGGCGAAGCGCCGGGCGCTGAGCACGCACTCGTGCAGGCAGGGGCCGTCATAATCCGGCGGGAAGCAATCGCGCAGTTTGGCGAGCACATAATTGGCGTTGAGCACGGCGTGATTGCTTGCCGCGCGCAGTCCTTCGCGCCCCAGCATCAGGCAATAGGCGTAAGCGCGGACCAGCACGCCGAAGTTGCCGTAAAAAGGCGCCACGTATCCGATGCTTTTCGGGTAGTCATAGTCAAGGCTGAACATTCCGTCCCGGTTTTTGACAACGCGCGAAATCGGCAGGTATTGGCGCAGTTTTTCAACCACGCCCACCGGGCCGGCGCCGGGGCCGCCGCCGCCGTGCGGCGTGGAAAAAGTTTTGTGCAGATTCAGATGGCAGATGTCAAATCCCATTTCGGCGGGCTTGCAGCGGCCGATGACCGCGTTGAAATTGGCACCGTCGTAGTACATGAGGCCGTCCACGCTGTGGATAATGGCGGCGATTTCGCGCACGTCGGGTTCAAAGAGGCCGAGCGTATTCGGATTGGTCAGCATCATGCCGGCGGTCTGGTCATTGACCGCCTTTCTGAGTTCGCCCGGGTCAACGGTTCCGCGGCG
The sequence above is drawn from the Kiritimatiellia bacterium genome and encodes:
- a CDS encoding sulfide/dihydroorotate dehydrogenase-like FAD/NAD-binding protein, with amino-acid sequence MHRIISKKQLSADVFMMRIEAPLIASERRPGQFIILQLDTDYGERIPLTIADADPREGSISIIFQVVGGTTRRLAALKEGASIENMAGPLGRPTHIEKFGTVVCVGGGIGAAPLYPIVQGMKRAGNRLVVILGARNKSLLILEDEMRALSDELIVCTDDGSYGRKALVTEPLKEICAAEKKPDLAVAIGPPIMMKFCAETTRPFAVPTVVSLNTIMVDGTGMCGGCRVTVGGKTKFVCVDGPEFDGHQVDFDNMMKRLKAYKGQEDHAREQCRLEGEIAKQAQREKGT
- the gltA gene encoding NADPH-dependent glutamate synthase gives rise to the protein MNLHATKEELAEEARKKLEEIAGLPQPLKAKDRLQIPAQEMPSQPPVERRANVREVALGYSPEQAKLEAMRCLQCKNAPCVAGCPVGINIPGFINAIAREDFRQAISIIKQNSLLPAVCGRVCPQETQCQLPCTVGKSLKDVNKAVAIGRLERFAADWEREQGKTAPPRVKPATGRKAAVIGSGPAGITVAADVRRAGHAVTMFEAFHKTGGVLVYGIPEFRLPKQIVQLEIDTLKAMGVEIKTNFVVGRTRHLLDLMKKDGFEAVFIGTGAGLPKFMNIDGENLVGVFSANEYLTRANLMKAYDREHAQTPIYRSRKVAVLGGGNVAMDSARMAVRLGAEEVHLVYRRTEVEMPARVEEVAHAKEEGVIFHILQNAKRIIGDEDGRVKAMECLKYQLGEPDESGRRRPVEIKGSEFIMDVDTVICAIGNESNPLIKQTTEGLSTTKRGNIIVDENGKTSLEGVYAGGDIVLGSATVILAMGEGRRAAAAINKLLA
- a CDS encoding AraC family transcriptional regulator, which produces MTNKKQPPFTGGAQPCDGCLIDRKKPASSKLWMTQFQTAQPMAAFPQLLYICAERIADPSYRYEGRFRKSEGHCLFKFTLAGEGRFRSGKKTYRLPAGRGFLCEVNDPATAYYYPEDGREPWEFVYLCFAGPAGISMTREFARKYGHVFQLPPETGYIPEIMAWQRYDRRAVRIMPAEGARIVAGLFAVLAQGRAGADKKDEAGFVLAREAQRLIQKNLQQFCNVKLLSARLGVSREHLSRVFRKETGQAPYRYIQRQKMLAACRLLKETRLTQKEIAFKMGYNVPAHFTRAFRRVMHLPPRRFRAVGMIPVQ
- the melA gene encoding alpha-galactosidase; its protein translation is MAKITFIGAGSFGFTRNLVKDILTFPLLRGSTLVLMDIDRERLAFIKKAVERIVMEGKYPAKVVTTTNRRAALEGADAVICTILAGGVDVWQHDILIPKKFGVDMNVGDTRSVAGVFRALRTIPVMLGIGRDMEELCPDAILLNYTNPMAMLCRALQRETKIKVTGLCHSVQGTARDLAGWIKAPMDEITYLCAGINHQSWFLKFERNRRDAYPLLRRAMKDKKIRNAEQVRNEMFLQLGYYVTESSGHNSEYNWWFRKRPDLIKKYCTRGTAWNPGHYAFILRHYRRQGKNWKQEIIKKWLNNSKPLDLKRGLEYAASIINAYMGGETFEFNGNVPNTGIIPNLPQNVCVEVPVFANRRGFNPAYVGPLPPQCAALNNASIAVEEMAVEAAITGDPRLVFHAVAYDPLSAAVLSLEEIREMTQAMLIRNRPYLPQFRNIRIK
- the recJ gene encoding single-stranded-DNA-specific exonuclease RecJ; the protein is MKIWQTKPSDENFARRLADDLHLPALLARVLGGYGFSNVGEVARFLAPQLREVSDPFLIPGMEAASARIWRAVENKESILVYGDYDVDGIAGAALLAQVLRRLGAGALTVCLPDRLEEGYGLSPAALQRGFKRGKPDLIITVDCGITAAEPAEFIRAAGIELVITDHHEPGNVMPAAAAIVNPKLGGPEHLKMLAGVGVVFKLCHAMLKHGKKNKLPAAEIDLREHLDLVALGTVADIVPLLNENRIFVRRGLEQLNASNAPGWRALKEVAALKNRLDAYHLAFCIAPRLNAAGRLDTAETALELFLTGDENRARAIARSLDEANRARQKIEAEILEAATAEIDGYFKPDVHYGLAVGRRGWHVGVIGIVASRLSKRYHRPVVAIGFDEHGSGRGSGRSIAAYNILDGLNACRGLLKACGGHAMAAGLEIEEKNYQKFREDFNRAAEKTLKHKDLRPIQTINAWIKLNDISNENFKALELLAPFGQDNPRPVFAARGVKIAGKPRIVGRKHLRFNISDGRSTAGAIAFNRAEGAAETAARNITESLLDVAFQIRKNSFNGSENLELNVLDWRRTPPDGDPGLI
- the gcvPB gene encoding aminomethyl-transferring glycine dehydrogenase subunit GcvPB, with amino-acid sequence MKLIFEKSVKGRRAVRFPRPAGGEKLINAKLLRARPAELPELPESEVVRHFTNLSRMNFSVDTNFYPLGSCTMKHNPKACELAAALPGFAHIHPLWPQLRHGGLLTQGALRLLYETERLLSEITGMAEFTLQPLAGAHGELTGSMLIAAYHRDRGNKKTRIIIPDSAHGTNPASAALAGFSVVTIPSNRRGTVDPGELRKAVNDQTAGMMLTNPNTLGLFEPDVREIAAIIHSVDGLMYYDGANFNAVIGRCKPAEMGFDICHLNLHKTFSTPHGGGGPGAGPVGVVEKLRQYLPISRVVKNRDGMFSLDYDYPKSIGYVAPFYGNFGVLVRAYAYCLMLGREGLRAASNHAVLNANYVLAKLRDCFPPDYDGPCLHECVLSARRFAENGIRALDIAKGLIDLGIHPPTVYFPLIVPEAMMIEPTETETRETLDEFIAAMRALAETARKKPAELKTAPGNAPIGRLDEVAAARNMDLVFQG